The sequence CTCTGTTCAATTCCCGCCGTGCGCAACCATTCAGTGCGTGCGCGCTCGAAAAATTTCAAATAGTTTGCATAAAAAACAACTCCGCCGGCGTCAGTGTCTTCGTAGTACACGCGGATGGACCAGTTGAAGTCTTTTGCTGTCTCAGATAATACTGCGTTCATGGTGTGTTGGCTGATGTGCTCTGTATGGTTACAGTGAACCGAAATGGGTAAGTTTAATACGTAAAAAGCATGCATGACTAGCTAAGTATTAAGACTAAGGTTTAAGACTGTCGATGAAAGTGCATCTTTAATCTTGTTTTTTAGCAATGAAACTGACCGTGTGAGTGATCATTCCCGTGCTGCGGTGCAAAATAAGTAGAAATTGTAGCCCAAACCCGTGGTTTTAAAAACTAGTATCGCCCATGAGATGGTGCTCCGACCGCCTTTGTCGGCTTTTGACAATCTTGCTCTATCGATGCCCTTCACTTACAATACGTCTACCATTTCGTCTCACGTAACTGGCGAAAACCGGACCGATGCAATCTGCTTCGACTCCGGGAAAGATGGGCAACCATCGGGAAGCGTGAGATTTTACCGCCGTGCGCCTGGGCAGCCCGAATGGAACGTACGACTGAGGCTGCCGCATTCCCCCTTCTTTTTGGCCCTCATTCGATGCAGAACCTGAAAAGGTTAACCTCTATCGATTGGAATCATCATGTTTGAAAAAAACCATACCATCTCTAACGTCGATCCAGAATTGTGGACCGCCATTCAGAATGAAAATCATCGTCAGCAAGAACATATCGAACTGATCGCGTCGGAAAACTATTGTTCGCCAGCAGTAATGGAAGCGCAAGGGACACAACTCACTAATAAGTACGCCGAAGGTTATCCGGGCAAGCGCTACTACGGCGGCTGTGAATTTGTCGACGTGGTTGAGCAACTGGCCATTGATCGCGTAAAAGCGCTGTTCGGGGCAGAAGCAGCTAACGTGCAGCCCAATTCGGGCTCGCAAGCAAATCAGGGCGTTTTCTTTGCAGTATTGAAACCCGGCGACACAATCATGGGCATGTCACTGGCTGAAGGCGGTCACTTGACACACGGCATGGCGTTAAACATGTCTGGCAAATGGTTTAATGTGGTTTCGTACGGTCTCAATGAAAAAGAAGAAATCGATTACGAGGCGCTGGAGCGCCTCGCACACGAAAGTAAACCAAAGCTGATCATCGCCGGTGCTTCCGCCTATGCGTTGCGAATCGATTTTGAGCGAATTTCCAAAGTCGCTAAAGCGGTTGGTGCTTATTTTATGGTCGACATGGCGCATTACGCTGGCTTGATCGCGGCGGGCGAGTATCCGAACCCGGTGCCTTACGCTGACTTCGTTACCTCGACAACGCACAAGTCTTTACGTGGACCACGCGGCGGTATTATTTTGATGAAAGCGGAATACGAAAAGATCATCAACTCGGCGATTTTCCCTGGTATCCAGGGCGGTCCGCTGATGCACGTGATTGCGGGAAAAGCTGTTGCCTTTAAGGAAGCGCTGACACCAGAATTCAAAACCTATCAACAACAAGTCGTGAAGAACGCCGATGCATTGGCTAAAGCGTTGATTTCTCGTGGTTTGCGCATTGTTTCCGGTCGTACCGAGTCGCACGTCATGCTGGTTGATTTGCGCGCTAAAAATATTACAGGTAAAGAAGCGGAAGCCATTCTCGGCTCCGCGCACATGACTTGTAATAAAAATGCTATTCCAAATGATCCGGAAAAACCATTCGTCACTTCCGGTATTCGTGTCGGTAGTCCAGCGCTGACAACGCGCGGATTTAAGGAGGCGGAAGCGACCAAGATCGGACATTTGATCGCCGATGTGCTGGATAACCCGCACGATGCGGCGACGATTGAGCGCGTTAAAGTTGAAGTCAAGAAATTGACTGACGCATTTCCTGTGTATGGCTGATCCTTTAGTTTGATGTATTTGTTTGCCGGTATGCAATAGATTATTTTTTTGACCCC is a genomic window of Glaciimonas sp. CA11.2 containing:
- the glyA gene encoding serine hydroxymethyltransferase, producing the protein MFEKNHTISNVDPELWTAIQNENHRQQEHIELIASENYCSPAVMEAQGTQLTNKYAEGYPGKRYYGGCEFVDVVEQLAIDRVKALFGAEAANVQPNSGSQANQGVFFAVLKPGDTIMGMSLAEGGHLTHGMALNMSGKWFNVVSYGLNEKEEIDYEALERLAHESKPKLIIAGASAYALRIDFERISKVAKAVGAYFMVDMAHYAGLIAAGEYPNPVPYADFVTSTTHKSLRGPRGGIILMKAEYEKIINSAIFPGIQGGPLMHVIAGKAVAFKEALTPEFKTYQQQVVKNADALAKALISRGLRIVSGRTESHVMLVDLRAKNITGKEAEAILGSAHMTCNKNAIPNDPEKPFVTSGIRVGSPALTTRGFKEAEATKIGHLIADVLDNPHDAATIERVKVEVKKLTDAFPVYG